GGCAAAGCCGCCGCTCGAACCGGGATCAATCAGGCGATCGGCACTACCACTTGACGGGTTTCGACGGCCGGTGGGCGTAGCCGCTGTCGCGCCCGCCGCCCGGGCCCCGACCCCCGCCCGGACCACGTCCGCCGCCCGGGCCCTTGCCGCCAGGCCGTGGCCCGCCGCCGCTGCGCTGGCCCTGTGGGTTGGAGATCTCGACCGTGATCTTCCGGCCGTCGAACTCCCGCCCGTTGAGCTGACTGATCGCGTTCTGCGCCTCTTCCGCCGTCGCCATCTCGACGAAGCCGAAGCCACGCGATTGCCCCGAGAAGCGGTCGGTGATCACGGTGGCTGACAGAACGTTCCCAGACTGGCTGAAGAACTCACGAAGTCCGTCGCTCGTCGTCGAGTACGCAAGACCGCCGATATACAGT
This sequence is a window from Candidatus Polarisedimenticolia bacterium. Protein-coding genes within it:
- a CDS encoding RNA-binding protein, with the translated sequence MASKLYIGGLAYSTTSDGLREFFSQSGNVLSATVITDRFSGQSRGFGFVEMATAEEAQNAISQLNGREFDGRKITVEISNPQGQRSGGGPRPGGKGPGGGRGPGGGRGPGGGRDSGYAHRPSKPVKW